The uncultured Cohaesibacter sp. genome segment ATGATCGAGGCGGAGCTGTTGCCCTGTTCAACCACTTCAGCCTGCTTGAGCCAATTGAGATCCACGCCCGCCAGAGGCTGGATCATCAAACGCCCGGCATTCAATCGAAAGCCTGTTTCAAAGGCGGCATTGATACGACGGTTGGTGAATTTTGACGAGAAGTCCCGCAAGTCGCCCCTACCGTTGATATCGACAGTTCGGCTGGCGCTGTTCTTTTCCCAGCTGTGGGTCGCCAGACCATCGAGATACCACTTGCCCACTTCAAGGGTGCCTGTCCCCCCGACTTTCCAAGCGGTGACGTCGAGCTCGTTGTTATTCTCGTGAATGTCGACGGAAATGTCTGAAACCGAACCGAGCAAGCCAAAGCGCAGATATTCATTCGAGTAGAGATCCGTGCCGGCCATGATTCCGCTGGCCTGAACACGGATGCTCGCCAACTGCGCCGTTGCATCCTTGTTGCCCAAGGTGCCGAGTAGCTTGATCCAGACCGCTTTTTCGAGCGGGGGCGCAGAGCCATAATCGAGCGGCGCCTCTTCACCACTCATGGCATTGAGCTTCTCGATTGCCTCATTTTTTTTGCTTGAAGGCGCATAATGCAATGCTGCCGATCCAATGCTGACGCGTTGGGTTGGTGTCAACATCGCAGCGCTGACGCCACTGCTGCCAGAGGCGGCTGCAGCGCTTGCAGATGACGCGCTGCCGCTCGAAGACTTGCCATTGGCAGACACTTCGCCCACCTGCGTCTGATAGGCCCAGAAAGCGCTTGGTATGCGATTGCACAAAAAGGGGCGATAACTGGCCTTGTAAATATACTGGAAATATTCCGGCAGGTCGCAAGAATTGCTGCATTGCGGGTGGTAGTTCGGATCACCTTTGATTGTGCTGCACGAACTGACTTGTTGCGCCGCTGCCTCACTGGGCATGAGGGAAAGGGAACCAAAAAGCAGGACGGCTCCGAGCAGCAGTTTGGCAATTCCGTTCATTATCAATCAACCTTCACAGATCCGGCACCATGCGACCCCAAACGGATCGCGCGCCAGACCGCCAATCAAGCTAATATGCACCCGCTGAAGCCCTTAGCATTTTTTTTATACTCTCGACTAGATGCGTTTGAACAAAACACCGGTGAAACCGGTCAATTTGACTGTGTTGCGCTTCTTAATGTCTCCATTATTTGCTGGATCAAGCCGGTTGCACAGCCCACGTCTGAAAAACTGATTGCAAACCACGCCGACATACTTTCATAACATTGTAAGTTGACTGCTTCGCTGCCATCATCAACCTGGATTATTGATTCGACACTCTCATTTGTTGCACCTTAGAAACCATCTACTAAAAGGTGATCAATAGTCATTTTTCGGGATATGGAGCAGGTAAGTGACCTTGGGAAGAGTCCCAACTGTTGCGAAATCGACACATCGCGCATTTGCTTTGTCTCAAAAACGCAATTGTGAACGCAAACCAGCCAAAAAGCTCTTGCAACGATCACCCTTTCTTAGGAAAGATCCTGACAAAATCATCGCAATTTTTTCGTAGGCCGAACTTCAAGTCGCAAGGACCTTGCAGATACTGAAGACCGGTCGAACCTTTCGATAAGTTCGGGGCAAACTTAATGCGCAAACTATTATCCTTCGCCGCAGGCATGATTCTGGGTCTCACTGTTGCCGTCACAGGCGCTCAGGCATCCAAATATTTTGACATGGCGACCAACTCCTGGAAAGAAGTCCAAGGGTCGGTTCGTGGTGGTCGCTCGCCGATCAAACGCAGCACTGTCAGCTATGACGGACCCTTTGCAAATTCTCCAAAAGGGACCATTATCGTCAACACCAAAGAGCGTCGCCTGTATTTGCTTATTGGCAAAGGCAAAGCCGTTAAGTATGGCATCGGCGTTGGTCGTCCGGGCTTCCAGTGGACCGGCACCCATCGTGTGAGCCGCAAAGCGGAATGGCCGGGCTGGACCCCTCCTCCTGCCATGCGCAAGCGTGTTCCCAACCTGCCGTCCTATATGGAAGGTGGACCAAACAACCCGCTTGGTGCGCGTGCCATGTATATCGGTTCGACCATCTACCGCATTCATGGCTCCAATGAGCCTTGGTCCATCGGTCAGGCCGTCTCTTCGGGCTGCATCCGTCTGGCCAACGAAGACGTGATCGACCTTTATGAACGCGTGCGTGTTGGTGCCCGTGTTCATGTGATCCAGGCCAACCAGAAATAAGTCTGGTCTTTTCAGACACGAGAAAGCCGGTTCTTTGAACCGGCTTTTTTCGTTCCACCGCTTGTGTGCAGTCAGTCGCGGCTGAGGCCCTTTTCCTCAAGCGCCTGCAAATACGCATTCCAGATCGTATCCTGTTCCCGACCGGATTTAAGAAAATAGTCCCAGCTGAAATACCCCGTGTCATGAAGGTCAGTGAAAGAGATCCGCACGGCATAATTGCCAACCGGTTCGATTTTCATGATCTCGACTTCACGCTTGCCGCCGATGGTCTTTCGTTCCTGTTCGCTATGTCCCTGCACTTCAGCACTGGGGGATGTGACCCGCAGGAATTCTGCAGAGAAGCGATAGCTTTCTGCATTATCAAATGAAACAGTGAGGGTCTTCTTGTCTTCAGACAGGCGCAATTCGGTCGGCCATGGGTTGGTCATGAGAAGATCTCTTCTTTTGTGGATCCCGCAGCAAATCCTGCTTGGTGATCCGATATAGTGGCTTGGTTGGCTTTGAGCGCAGCGTTTGTCAATCGTTGGTGCAGCTCTTGACTTATGCGACGCGCAGGCCCCGATCAAGGCAGTTGGCATGATTTCAGAGCACATGCTGTCTTCACACCTTTGTCAAGTCGCCGCCCAAAACTTGCCCTCAGAGCAGCATTGACTAACCCTGACCCTGCACCATATCCTGCATATGGAATTATACTGAGAAAACCAGCGTTTAAAGAGAGTGACCAAATGCCGTATAATGAGCCGACACAGGCAAACGCTTCATTGATCGATCCGTTCGGGCGTCATGTGAGCTATTTGCGCGTATCGGTCACTGACCGATGTGACTTCCGTTGCTTCTATTGCATGGCGGAGAATATGCATTTCTTGCCCAAGAAGGACGTTCTCAGTCTCGAAGAGCTGGACCGGCTCTGCTCGGCCTTCGTCTCGCTTGGGGTCAAACGCCTGCGGATGACCGGCGGAGAGCCTTTGGTACGCAAAGATATCATGACCCTGTTCCGCTCCCTTTCGCGCCATCTCAATAGTGGTGATCTGGATGAACTCACGATCACCACAAATGGCTCGCAGTTGAAGCGCTATGCGTCAGAGCTGGCCTCGCTTGGGATCAAACGGATCAATGTGTCACTTGACAGTCTGCGCGAAGACCGCTTCAGGGAGATCACCCGTTGGGGACGTTTTGATCAGGTCATGGATGGCATTGATGCTGCGCTTGCGGCCGGGATCAAGCTGAAGCTTAATGCGGTTGCCTTGAGCGGTGTGAATGACGATGAATTTGACGAGATGATCCGGTTTTGCCACGGGCGCAATATGGATCTGACATTCATTGAAACCATGCCCATGGGCGAGATAGACTTTGAACGCCTGGATATGTATTTGCCACTGTCTCAGTTGAAGAAAGATCTCGCTCAAAGCTGGACGCTGGAGCCTTCTGCGCACAAGACAGGCGGTCCTGCCAGTTACATGACGGTCAAGGAAACCGGCGGACGGATTGGCTTTATCACGCCTATGACCCATAATTTCTGCGAGAGCTGCAACCGGGTCCGCGTCACATGCACCGGTACACTCTATATGTGCCTTGGTCAGGAAGACGCGGCGGATCTGCGCGCACCCCTTCGCGCATCGGAAAGCGACGCTCTGTTGAAAGACGCAATCCTTGCCGCAATTGATCGAAAACCCAAAGGCCATGATTTTGTCATTGACAGGGACAACAATCGCCCTTCTATTGGCAGGCACATGTCTATTACCGGTGGCTAGATATTCAAGCATGTAACGCTTGGTCTGCTGCGTTGTCACCTCCCCGAAACAATCAAGGTTCGACCCCATGACTACCGCGCCGCAAGGAACGGTCGCAACGCGCGTTGATGCGACTGCGATCCGAGCCGACAAGGGCAATCTGTATGGCATCATGATCATGCAGATTGCGATTCTTTTCTTTGTGACCAACGATTTGCTGACCAAAATGGGAGGCGAAACGCTCTCGACCGGTCAGGTCGTGGTGGTTCGCGGCATTGTGGCACTCACCTTGCTGGCTTGCATGTTGGTCTGGACGAAGGAATTCACGCGCCTGAGAGCGGCTTTGCATCCGACCATCCTGCTGCGTGCCGCATGTGAGACCGTTGCAGCCCTGTTGTTTCTGACCGCGCTTGTGCATTTGCCGTTGGCCAATATCGGTGCAATCATGTTGACGATTCCGCTGGCGTCGACGGCAGCGGCTGCGATTTTCTTTGGTGAGAAAGTGGGGATCCGTCGCTGGAGTGCCATCATGGTGGGCTTTGCAGGCGTGATGGCTATTGTCCGCCCCGGTCTTGAGGGTTTCACTTTCTATTCGCTGTTTGCCCTGGGTGCGGTTGTGGGGGCCACGGCCCGTGACCTGATCACGCGCCGAATTCCGGTCGGGGCACCTTTGTGGGGCGTGACATTCATCACCATGCTGATGTCCACCATCGGCGGCGGCCTGTTGAACCTGACCGAAACCTGGGAACCTGTTTCAACTGCCAGCATGCTGATGCTGGCACTGGCTGCGGTGTTCCTGACCATCGGCCAATATGCCATCGTGATCGCGATGAATAACGGAGAAATCTCGGTTGTTTCTTCCTTCCGCTACATCTCGATGCCGATTTCGCTCTTTTATGGTTATGTGTTCTACAAAGACATTCCAGACCTGCAAACATGGATTGGTATCGGCCTCATTCTCATGACTGGCATCTATACGGTTTTCAGGGAGCGCACTGTTGCACGCATGCGCAGGAAAGCAGAAGCGGAAGCCGCGGCCGCCAGACGCAATCAGACCGCCTGATCCTGTTTTGTTGACCTTCTGCAGTGCAGGCCTTCTAGATCACCAGATACAAAAAATGCTCTGATATCTTGGCATATCCGTGCAGCAATGATACATCCTTAGGGAACTAGGGCCGCCTAGCCCGTTAATTTCTTCGCGTCCCCCTACCTTCTTTCGGCCTGCCGGTCCGTATCGACCGGTTGCTGGACAGTTATTTTTTTAAAGTGGTTTGTCTATGAGTCTTGCGACGCCAACCATGCGTGCGCCCTCTGGTGCATTTTTGCCTTCCCTCGCCATTCTGGTTGCGGTCACCGCCGTCAATCCAATGGCAGTCAATATCTATGTGCCTTCCATGCCCGGTGTTCAGGCGCATTTTGCTGCCCCTGCAACAATGGTTCAGTTGACCCTTTCGCTCGGACTGGTCGGCACAGCCGTCACCCAGCCGATCATTGGGCCCCTGTCTGATCAGTTTGGGCGCAGGCCCATTTTGCTCGGCGGATTGCTGATCGCTGCAATAGCGTCCTTCCTTGGGGCCTTTTCGGGGTCTCTTGAAATGCTGATTGTTTGGCGGATCATTCAGGTCGCGAGCGGCGCGGCGGGGTTGGTGCTGGGTCGAGCGATTGTGCGCGATATCAGAAAGCCTTCTGAGGCTGCCAGCATGCTTGGCTATGTCACCATGGGCATGGCGATGGCACCAATGGTCGCGCCAATCATTGGCGGTTTCCTTGATGATCTGGCCTCTTGGCGTGCTGGTTTCGTCTTTGCCGGCGTCATGACCGTGATCGCCGTTGTCTGGGCTTGGTATGCTCTACCCGAGACCAACAAGCATTTGGGGCAGGCATCGAGCTTGCGGGCGATGCTGGCTGACTATCGCGCCCTGCTGGGCCTTCGCAGTTTCTGGATCTATACCCTCATCAGTGCCTTTACGGTCGGCACCTTTTTTTCCTTTTTGGGTGGCGCGCCCTATGTCAGTCAGAATCTGTTTCATCTGACGCCAACCCATTATGGTCTATATTTTGGGTTGGTGGCCATCGGTTATAGTCTGGGTAATTTCCTGTCAGGGCGCTATGCCTCACAACTTGGTCTTTACAGGATGATCCTGTTTGGCTGCCTTTTGACGCTGGCATCATCCGTTGCGGTCGTCGTGCTCTGTCTGTTCGGACTTGAAGGTCCGGCCTATTTATTCGGCGCCACCTTTTTCCTCGGCATTGGCAATGGCCTCGTGATGCCAAGTGCCAGCGTTGGGGTGGTCAGTGTGTTGCCTCGCCTTGCAGGCAGTGCGTCCGGGCTGTCTGGCTCGATCATGACGTTGATCAGTGCAGGCTTTAGCTACATCGTCGCCTTCATGCTGACCGACAGCGTGCTGCCGATGGGGCTGCTAATGTGTTTCACGGCCCTCGTCGCACTGTTCTTCAGTTTCCGGGTCAAGTCGATCATGTTTGTCGAAGCCGATTAAAGCCCAAATGACATAAAAAAGGAGCCTGATGGCTCCTTTTTCTTGTTGCTCTTTTTGTTCTTGGCCTATTCGAAAACAATCTTGGGCGCTGACTTGCCTGTTTTTTGCAGCATATTGGCAATGGATTGAGCGAGATTGAGATAAATGGCTGTGTGATCGCTGTCTGGCTCGGTCGCCACAATCGGCTTGCCGCTATCGGCCCGCTCACGGATATCGATATGCAGGGGCACTTCACCCAAAAATGGCACATTGATATCGGCGGCCGTCTCGCGTGCGCCACCATGGCCGAAAATCTCGTGTCGTTCGCCGCAATTGGGGCATTGGAAATAGCTCATATTCTCAATAAGGCCAAGAATCGGGATCTGCACCTTCTCAAACATCGCAATGCCTTTTCTTGCGTCGAGCAGAGCGAGATCCTGAGGCGTGGAAATGATGACGGAGCCTGACAGGGGCACCTGTTGGGCCATGGTCAGCTGGATGTCACCCGTGCCCGGAGGCATATCGACGACCAACACATCCAGCTCGCCATTGATGTTCCACGCCACATCGCGCAGCATCTGGGTCAAGGCAGAGACGACCATCGGGCCGCGCCAGATCATCGGAGTGTCTTCCTCAACCAGAAAACCAATCGACATGGCAACAATGCCATAGGCTTCCATCGGTTTGAGGGTTCGGGTGCCTTCGATCATTTCGGGCTTGTCCGTGATGCCAAGCAAGCGCGGAATGGATGGGCCGTAAATGTCGGCGTCCAGAATGCCGACCTTCAGGCCGTTGGCTTTCAGCCCAAGCGCCAGATTGACCGCTGAGGTGGATTTGCCAACCCCACCCTTGGCGGAGGAGACGGCAACGATATGGCGCACCCCTTCAACATGAATCCGTGCACCGCCACCTTGTGGGCGTTGTTTGGGTTGTTGGGCGGGTTTTGGCTGCTGCGCCGCAGATGCCGAGCCAGGCTTGCGTTCCGCGGTCAAGGCAACCATCGCCTTTTCCACGCCCGGCATGGCCAAAACTGACCGTTCTGCCTGTTGGCGCACCGGCTCCATCGCCTCGGCCTTGTCGGCTTCGACATTGAGCGAAAAGATCACCGATCCGTCCTTGATGAAAATCTCCGAGACCATCTCGGCGGAAACCAGATCCTTGCTCCCGTCGGCGAGCTTGATCTCTTTGAGGGTCGCCAGAATGGCGTCTTTGCTCAGGGATGGGTCTTTCTTGTTTTTCCAAAACACGTGCGGTGGCCTTTTTGTTCGAAGGATGGGGCCGCGCAAAGCGGTAGCCCCGGTCGTGGATCCTGTCGTCCCTATCGCTCATAGCTGGCGCTTTCCATGCCGTAGGTCAAGGCGAGATGGGCGATTTGTCGCTGCCGCTCACAGGCTCGGGTCACTTTCATGACATTCTGGCAGGACTTCAAGCTGAGCCTCAAGGGAAGGCTTGATTATAGTCACAAGGTTTGCAAAGACAAACAGTCAGGCTGAAAGGCCAAGCCCCGGCGGAAGGATAAATGGATGACACGCGAAAAGGAACGGCTTGAAGCGTTGGATCGCAAAGCGATGGATCTGGTCGGACAGTTGGCGGCCTTTGACGGCGATCCCGCTCTGGCACGCAATCGCTGGGCGCACAGAACCCTTGGGGTCGTGCTGGCAGGTGGCAAATCCTCCCGAATGGGTGGAGAGGACAAGGCATTGATCGAGATAGGCGGCGAGACCATGTTGGCCCGCTGCGCGAAACGCCTTCAGCCTCAGGTGGGCAAGGTCGTGGTCAGCGGCCATGATGGTGAGCGTCGCTTTGGCGCTGAATGGGCGGTGATTCCCGATCTGTTGGCCGACCATGCCGGTCCCCTTTCAGGGATCCTGTCTGCCATGCGTTGGGCTGAGGCGAATGCCCCGGAGTTTTTTTGGATCGCCTCGGTTGCGGTGGATACGCCTTTCTTTCCTGACACGCTTGTAGACCGTTTCATCATGGCAATGGGCGGACCGGATCCTTCGATTGTGCTGGCGCAGTCCGGCGAGCGGGTGCATCCGACTTTTGGGCTCTGGCCGATTGCTCTGGCGGATGATCTGGAGGCCTTTCTTGCATCTGGCGAACGCAAGACCCGCCTCTGGGCGGAAAGCAAGGCTTGCAGCCACGCGCATTTTTCAGGTTTTGTCATTGACGAGATCGAGATCGACCCATTCTTCAATGTCAATAAAGCAGACGATGTTCCCGT includes the following:
- the moaA gene encoding GTP 3',8-cyclase MoaA, with the translated sequence MPYNEPTQANASLIDPFGRHVSYLRVSVTDRCDFRCFYCMAENMHFLPKKDVLSLEELDRLCSAFVSLGVKRLRMTGGEPLVRKDIMTLFRSLSRHLNSGDLDELTITTNGSQLKRYASELASLGIKRINVSLDSLREDRFREITRWGRFDQVMDGIDAALAAGIKLKLNAVALSGVNDDEFDEMIRFCHGRNMDLTFIETMPMGEIDFERLDMYLPLSQLKKDLAQSWTLEPSAHKTGGPASYMTVKETGGRIGFITPMTHNFCESCNRVRVTCTGTLYMCLGQEDAADLRAPLRASESDALLKDAILAAIDRKPKGHDFVIDRDNNRPSIGRHMSITGG
- a CDS encoding L,D-transpeptidase, giving the protein MRKLLSFAAGMILGLTVAVTGAQASKYFDMATNSWKEVQGSVRGGRSPIKRSTVSYDGPFANSPKGTIIVNTKERRLYLLIGKGKAVKYGIGVGRPGFQWTGTHRVSRKAEWPGWTPPPAMRKRVPNLPSYMEGGPNNPLGARAMYIGSTIYRIHGSNEPWSIGQAVSSGCIRLANEDVIDLYERVRVGARVHVIQANQK
- the mobA gene encoding molybdenum cofactor guanylyltransferase MobA; its protein translation is MTREKERLEALDRKAMDLVGQLAAFDGDPALARNRWAHRTLGVVLAGGKSSRMGGEDKALIEIGGETMLARCAKRLQPQVGKVVVSGHDGERRFGAEWAVIPDLLADHAGPLSGILSAMRWAEANAPEFFWIASVAVDTPFFPDTLVDRFIMAMGGPDPSIVLAQSGERVHPTFGLWPIALADDLEAFLASGERKTRLWAESKACSHAHFSGFVIDEIEIDPFFNVNKADDVPVAEAIASGLKDQAQG
- a CDS encoding autotransporter outer membrane beta-barrel domain-containing protein codes for the protein MNGIAKLLLGAVLLFGSLSLMPSEAAAQQVSSCSTIKGDPNYHPQCSNSCDLPEYFQYIYKASYRPFLCNRIPSAFWAYQTQVGEVSANGKSSSGSASSASAAAASGSSGVSAAMLTPTQRVSIGSAALHYAPSSKKNEAIEKLNAMSGEEAPLDYGSAPPLEKAVWIKLLGTLGNKDATAQLASIRVQASGIMAGTDLYSNEYLRFGLLGSVSDISVDIHENNNELDVTAWKVGGTGTLEVGKWYLDGLATHSWEKNSASRTVDINGRGDLRDFSSKFTNRRINAAFETGFRLNAGRLMIQPLAGVDLNWLKQAEVVEQGNSSASIITAKNTIFTGSSKLGVNLSSVILLDKSSIVPTIGGYWGHRFGELENANRISTDQGVSYQYVGTKPPLDLFNLYASLMVNFDQKLAVSASYHGAFNRFERYHSGNIALRLRF
- a CDS encoding multidrug effflux MFS transporter, encoding MSLATPTMRAPSGAFLPSLAILVAVTAVNPMAVNIYVPSMPGVQAHFAAPATMVQLTLSLGLVGTAVTQPIIGPLSDQFGRRPILLGGLLIAAIASFLGAFSGSLEMLIVWRIIQVASGAAGLVLGRAIVRDIRKPSEAASMLGYVTMGMAMAPMVAPIIGGFLDDLASWRAGFVFAGVMTVIAVVWAWYALPETNKHLGQASSLRAMLADYRALLGLRSFWIYTLISAFTVGTFFSFLGGAPYVSQNLFHLTPTHYGLYFGLVAIGYSLGNFLSGRYASQLGLYRMILFGCLLTLASSVAVVVLCLFGLEGPAYLFGATFFLGIGNGLVMPSASVGVVSVLPRLAGSASGLSGSIMTLISAGFSYIVAFMLTDSVLPMGLLMCFTALVALFFSFRVKSIMFVEAD
- a CDS encoding DMT family transporter, translating into MTTAPQGTVATRVDATAIRADKGNLYGIMIMQIAILFFVTNDLLTKMGGETLSTGQVVVVRGIVALTLLACMLVWTKEFTRLRAALHPTILLRAACETVAALLFLTALVHLPLANIGAIMLTIPLASTAAAAIFFGEKVGIRRWSAIMVGFAGVMAIVRPGLEGFTFYSLFALGAVVGATARDLITRRIPVGAPLWGVTFITMLMSTIGGGLLNLTETWEPVSTASMLMLALAAVFLTIGQYAIVIAMNNGEISVVSSFRYISMPISLFYGYVFYKDIPDLQTWIGIGLILMTGIYTVFRERTVARMRRKAEAEAAAARRNQTA
- the apbC gene encoding iron-sulfur cluster carrier protein ApbC; amino-acid sequence: MSKDAILATLKEIKLADGSKDLVSAEMVSEIFIKDGSVIFSLNVEADKAEAMEPVRQQAERSVLAMPGVEKAMVALTAERKPGSASAAQQPKPAQQPKQRPQGGGARIHVEGVRHIVAVSSAKGGVGKSTSAVNLALGLKANGLKVGILDADIYGPSIPRLLGITDKPEMIEGTRTLKPMEAYGIVAMSIGFLVEEDTPMIWRGPMVVSALTQMLRDVAWNINGELDVLVVDMPPGTGDIQLTMAQQVPLSGSVIISTPQDLALLDARKGIAMFEKVQIPILGLIENMSYFQCPNCGERHEIFGHGGARETAADINVPFLGEVPLHIDIRERADSGKPIVATEPDSDHTAIYLNLAQSIANMLQKTGKSAPKIVFE
- a CDS encoding DUF971 domain-containing protein, which translates into the protein MTNPWPTELRLSEDKKTLTVSFDNAESYRFSAEFLRVTSPSAEVQGHSEQERKTIGGKREVEIMKIEPVGNYAVRISFTDLHDTGYFSWDYFLKSGREQDTIWNAYLQALEEKGLSRD